In Streptomyces sp. NBC_00483, a single window of DNA contains:
- a CDS encoding helix-turn-helix domain-containing protein: protein MARIFSGPRLRNARMSAGISPEQLAINVGRSFYSIREYEMGRVTPSVATLAAIADTLGTSVDALLTEEAANAA from the coding sequence ATGGCACGGATCTTCTCCGGCCCCCGACTCCGCAACGCTCGGATGTCGGCCGGCATCTCTCCCGAACAACTCGCCATCAACGTTGGCCGCTCGTTCTACTCCATCCGCGAGTACGAGATGGGCCGCGTCACTCCCAGCGTCGCCACCCTGGCCGCCATTGCCGACACCCTCGGCACCTCCGTGGATGCCCTCCTGACCGAGGAGGCCGCCAATGCCGCGTGA